Below is a window of Jonesiaceae bacterium BS-20 DNA.
GCAAAGATGGGTGCCTACGTAGTTGTGGGAGACAAGAGCATTTGGACTCCTGGCTCAGGTCAGCCACTTGTGGCTGATGGTTGGGCAGTTCTAGCGTGGGTGCCTGCCAACCAGATTGTGGACGGCAAGTTCACCGTTTCAGTTAAGGTCCCAGCCAAGTCACTTGAAGGCGGCCAGGAATACCAGGTCGCTACCAGTGCGGCGCACCAGCTATCAGCGACTGACCGCACCCTCGATGCTCAGGCGTTGTTCACCACCAAGAAGACCGCAGGTGGGGATCCGGCTCCAAAGCCTACCCCGGATCCAAAGCCAAAGCCGGAGCCAGCTCCGCAGGCGGGGAACCTCCAGTGGGGGATTGACAAGACCTTTGTGGACTACATCCCAGGTTCTATTGCCAAGGGAAAGATTGAAGTTTCAGGTGGCGCTACCTTTGCCAATGGGCTCTTCAACTTCCCACAAGATGGTAAGGCAACTGCAGGCACCGGAACCGCTAAGTTCTACGGAAACGTTGCATTCAGCGGACACAATGGTGCCCTCGATTCCCAGTTCGGTGCTCTCAAGCTCAAATTCCTAGGCAACAACAAGGCGGAGCTTTGGGGAACCGTGACCGCGAACTCAATGAGTGGTGAGAGCCTGCTGAAGAACGCCAAGGTTGTCATTGCCAAGGTTGACCTAAAGCCGGCCGTGACCAACAAAGACAAGTCGGTTTCCTACACTTCAAACGGAGTGACGCTGACCGCGGATGGCGCTAAGGCGTTTGGTAACTACTACGGCGCGGGGCAAAAAGTCTCTGAGCTGAGCTTCACCGTTGGTGCACCGGCAAAGGAACAGGTGACGCCACCAAAGGACGTAACCCCAAAGCCCGGCAACAAGGCCCCGGAAAACCCTAAGGGGCCTGGCAACGGGGCGGTAACCGCCCCGGAAGTTACCGGAAAGCAGCCTGAAGTTTGTGTTGCTCGCGCCGTATCCGGTGCGACCATGAACTGGAACTTCAAGTCCAGCTTTGTTAAGTACGTTGGTGGGCTCAGCGACGGGAAGATCTCGGCCCCTGGTGTTTCACGGGGCAGCGGGTTTACTTGGTCGGGTGGCTCCGGTAAGTACAACGAGGCCGCCAGCAAGGGGCTGATTAACTTTGGTGGAACTGTTCAATTCTCCGGCCACGCCGGTGTCATGGACGCCAAGTTCTCCAACATGCGTGTGCAGTTCCTCGGAGCAAACAGTGCGGCTCTGCTTGCTGATGTGGTTTCTAACGACATGAACGGCAAGCCAATCACCATGAACGGCACGCAGATTGCGACCATTTCCCTTGGCGGTAAGAAGGCGACCTCCGGCAGCACCGTTACCTGGTCAAACGCACCGGTTACGCTGACTTCAGCGGGCGTCAAGGCGTTTGGTGGTTTTTACAACGCTGGCGAGGCGCTGGACCCAATCACTGTCTCAGCAACACTCGGTGCCAACACCAACTGTGACACCAGCACGGGAACTCTCGCGGCGACCGGTCTGTCTGAGCAGACCACGGGTGTTGTTGGAATTGCAATCGCATTCCTAGCCGCGGGAGCCGCAGTTCTTGTGGTGGCCAACCGCCGCAAGCTGGCACCAGTACGCAAGTAGTAAGGACTAAGGGCTCCAGCTAGCCTGAGCGTTCAACCAAAAAGTTTGGCTCCACTGAATCCTCGGTGGAGCCAAACTTTTTTGCTATTTCTCGATGCCTAACACAGTCGCGGCACCCGCTCAGTGAACTTGGGGTGGGTTAGATCAGTTCAATCAGATCTGCAATGGAATCACGGATGTGGCTGGGGCGGAATGGGAAGTTGTCCACTTCTTCGGCTTGGGTGGATCCAGTGAGCACCAAGAAAGTCTGGAGCCCGGCTTCGATTCCAGCAACGACGTCGGTGTCCATGCGATCACCAATCATCGCGGTGGTTTCAGAATGAGCATCAATTCGGTTGAGTGCCGAGCGGAACATCATAGGATTTGGTTTACCCACAAAGTACGGCTCGCGGCCCGTTGCGCGGGTAATCATAGCAGCCACTGCGCCGGTAGCGGGCAGTGGACCTTCAAGTGATGGGCCGGTGGCATCCGGGTTGGTCGCAATGAAACGGGCGCCGTCGCTGATGAGGCGAATTGCCTTGGTGATGGCCTCGAACGAGTATGTCCGGGTCTCACCAAGCACTACGTAGTCGGGGGCGGTCTCCGTCATGGTGTATCCGGCTTCATACAGGGCGGTGGTCAACCCAGCCTCACCAATAACGTAGGCGGAACCGTTTGGAATTTGGTCGGCACAGAACTGCGCGGTGGCAAGAGCTGAGGTCCAGATCGCTGCCTCTGGCACCTCAAGGCCCGAGGCCAGGAGGCGGGCGCTCAGGTCACGGGGAGTGTAGATGGAGTTGTTGGTCAGCACCAAGAAGGGACGCTCAAGGTCCCGCAACTTCTTGATGAACTCGGGTGCCCCAGGGATGGCATTACCCTCATGGACCAAAACGCCGTCCATATCCGTCAACCAAGATCGAATTTCACGTGTCACTGTATTCCCTTTACCACTAGCAGGCCATTATGGCGGATTCGGTTATGCAGGGGTTCGTCTACTGCTGAGCCAGCCCCTGCCTACCTCAATGATCACAGGTAGGACCGAAATAAACACGATCGCAACCAGAATAATCTCAATATTGGCGTGCACAAACGGTATTTGTCCCAAGAAGTACCCAAGCACGGTTACTCCAACGCCCCAAAGCAGTGCGCCAATTACGTTGTAGGAAATAAAATGCCGGTACGGCATTTTTCCAATTCCAGCGGCAACGGGAGCATATGTGCGAACGATTGGCACAAAACGCGCCAAGATAATGGTGCGGCCCCCGTAGCGATCAAAGAACTCATTGGTCTTGGTGATGTATACCTGTTTGAAAATGCGGGAGTCAGGCCGGTTGAAGATCCTGGGGCCAGCCTTGTTGCCAATGAAGTAAGCAACCTGATCTCCGGCAAAAGCTGCAAAAAATAGCAGTGTGCAGAGCAGCCAAAGCGGAAAGTTGAGGTCGCCAAGAGCAACGAGCATGCCTGCAGTAAAGAGTAGAGAGTCGCCGGGCAAGAATGGAAACAGCAGCCCCGTCTCAATGAAAACTATCGCGATAATGCCAATCAATGCGTAAGTTCCAAAAGAGTTGATGAGGTGGTCGGCATTTAGCCAAGCAGGGCCCAACGCCTGAACGGATCCGCCAATGGCGGCAAGTTTGAATGGGATCACTATCGAAACAATACTCGGTCTAGGTGTCTTGCGTTTGCTCAGATAGTGAAGAACTTAGTGGCGTGCGGAAAAGTCTTGAGAAGGTAAGTGGCTATTCGAATCATCCTAGGCGTTCCTGTCAAGAGTCTCTTGACGATTGCCAGGTCGTCAATCTAAGTTTGACGCATTAATCAAGTGATGCATAAATCCGACCGTATTCGACGAGCATTCAAGGTGTCGGTCGTGGTGGTGCTGGCTGCAGAGGTTTCTACGCGCTTCGTTGGGGATGTCATTTCGAAGTTTGCGCTCTTATTCGCGTTTGTGATCGCGTTGCTCTTGACACTTGGTTGCGGGGCTATCTAGACAAAAGGCGGGCTGCTGCCAATGCGAAGGATGGCCTCTCATGCAATCCGGGTGATGAGCGATGAGCCTGGCACCATCAAATGACTGGCGGCAATTAGCGGCAAAGTTGGCTCAACTCAATATCAGCCGGCGCCAGACGAGGGCTGGCAAGAAGTGACGAGCCGTTTTCCGGATCAGTTTTATGCTCGGACGATTGAGCGTTAGCAGGTCATTTTAGCTTTCCTGATCGGCGAGTAGCTCGCCAATAAGAGTCTCTACCCGGGCGCGAATATCGTCGCGGATTGGACGCACTGTCTCGATTCCTTGGCCCGCAGGATCTTCCAGTTCCCAATCCTCGTATCGCTTGCCCGGGAAGATGGGGCACGTGTCGCCGCAACCCATGGTGATGACAACGTCGGATTCCTTGACCGCTTCGGTGGTCAGGATCTTAGGGACCTCGGCAGACATGTCGATGCCTAACTCGGCCATCGCTGCCGTGGCTGCGAGATTTACGGCGTCAGCGGGAGCGGATCCGGCGGACCGGACCTCGATTCTTCCTGCGGATAGGTGATTGAGGAAGGCCGCGGCCATCTGGGAACGGCCCGCGTTATGCACGCAGACAAAGAGAACCGAAGATTTTGTGCTGGTGATCATGCTGCGTCCTTACTTGGCAGTACTTGGGTGGAGGTGAAGTATTTGCGGGACCATAGGGCTACATAAACAAGTGCTACAAGCAGTGGAACCTCGATCAGCGGCCCAACAACCCCTGCTAGGGCTTGTCCGCTTGTGACTCCAAAGGTTGCAATCGCTACTGCTATAGCGAGTTCAAAGTTGTTGCTGGCGGCGGTAAACGCCAGTGATGTTGTGCGTTCATAGCCCATGCCTAAGCCCTTGCCAATGAGCATTGAGGCGCCAAAGGTCACCACGAAGTAGACCAATAGAGGCAGTGCGATCCGGACCACGTCTAAGGGCTTAGCGATGATGCGGTCTCCCTGGAGGGCAAACAGTAAGACAATTGTGAAAAGTAGGCCGTACAGGGCCAACGGTCCGATCTTGGGTAGGAATTTGCTCTCGTACCATTGGCGCCCCTTGAACTTTTCTCCGTATGTACGGGTGAGAAATCCGGCCACTAACGGGATGCCAAGGAACACAAGAACGGAAAGAGTAATTGTCCAAATTGAGAAGTCGGCGCTCGTAGTGGATAGGCCCAGCCAGCCGGGAAGGGCTTGTAGGTAGAACCAGCCCAGTGCGCCGAACGCAAACACTTGGAAAATGGAGTTAATGGCGACTAGTACTGCGGTTGCCTCGCGGTCCCCGCAGGCCAAGTCGTTCCAAATGAAGACCATGGCGATGCACCGGGCTAGGCCAACGATGATGAGACCGGTCCGGTACTCGGGGAGGTCGGGCAGGAAGGTCCAAGCGAGGATGAACATGAAGGCCGGTGCCATCACCCAATTGATCACCAGGGAAGTGATCATGAGTCGTTTGTCGCTGAGCACGTGGCGGGTCTCGTTGTACCGAACCTTAGCCAACACCGGATACATCATGACTAGAAGACCCAGGGCGATGGGCGCAGAGATGCCGGCGACCTGAATTGACTCCAGCGCCACGCCAAGTCCGGGGATGAACCGCCCGAGTGCGAGGCCAAGGGCCATAGCGGCTAGAATCCACACGGCTAAATAGCGATCTAGGGTGGATAGTTTGGCGGCGAGGTGACCCGCATCAGTGGGTGTTGAGGTGGTTGTCACGGTGAATTGTCTCCGAACTAAGATATCGACGAACTTCGATGTCTTGAGTATGCTTGCATGTATCGATGATTGTCAATCTCTCAATAAGAGTGTGAAGGTATAGAGTGGTAGGTTTGCGTCCACGTCGGCATTCACCGGGATATTTGAGGAAATGGGCTAGGTTTCTATGCAAGATATAGAGGCAACACGTTGTTTGCCCTCGTCGGGTAAAGGCGCGTTGCGCGCTGCCGATGCGCAAGCCTTGGCTTTGCGCTTTAAGGCGCTCGCAGACCCCAATAGGTTGCAAATCTTGTCAATCATTTCGTCATCTCCTGAGGCTGAGACTTGTGTTTGTGACTTATCTGAGCCGCTAAACCTAGGTCAGTCCACGGTTTCCCATCACCTCAAGATTATGGTCGAGGCTGGTTTGCTCAACCGCGAGAAGCGTGGCGTATGGGCCTACTACTCTGTAATTCCGGGCGCGATCGAAGCGCTCACAGCGACCCTGGCTCCAAAGAACTGACTCGGCAGGATCGTGGACCGGAAGGTGTGCAGAGGCATCGGAAATTGCGGGTTTGGCTAAGAGCAAGCCTAACGGGACCATGGCAACTAAGAATGCAACGTAGATCGGGACCACAAGTATCAGTGAACTGAGCTCAGCACCCACCGCGCTGATCTGTGAACCGATTACCGCAATAAGGGTCGCCATCAGGAGCGGAACCATCAGTGCCTGCATGACCGTCATGATGGCACGGACCGTAGCAAACCTGCGGGCCAGCGCCTGGGTGAGTGCGGCCGCAGACATGCGAACAATGATCAATATGAGCAATGCCTCAACAAAAGGACCCGAATCAATGGCAGAAGCTATTCCGGGGCCCATAAAGAAGAATAAATAGACCGGCAAGAGCAGCATCTGAGCCAGCATGAGAACTGGGGCAGCCGCGAGCAGCCGGTCGCTCGCGCCGCCGGCAAGACCCGTGAACACGATGACGTAGTCAATGCAGGGGGTCAGCAGGACCAAGAGCACGCCGAGCAAGAGTGCCTGATCGCCGGCAATAAAGCGGGTCAGGATAAACACCACCGCGGGGATTACCAAGAAGTTCAAAACCAAAATGGTGACTAGGAACCGAAGATCCCGAGCGGCCTTCCCAATGGATGCAAACGGAATGCCAAGAAAGGTCGCGTACAGGAGTAGCACAAGGACCGGGGTAATGGAAACTTCCAAGGTGCCGGCAGCGCCGGGCGCTAAAAATCCGGCAATCCCGCCAAGCAGAATTGCCGCAAGGTATAGGGCAATCTGCTTGCGTTCCATGCGGGCCGCGAGGGTTGTGAGCTTCACCTTGCCAATGCTAGGTCACAGGGGTGAGGTGCCGGACTCTGATGGGTGAGACTTGCGAAACTGCCGGTCATTAGTCGAGTAGATCGCAGCAGCATTGACCTATGGGTCGTTTGACGATACAGATCTACTATGAGTTCAAAGTTTCGTATGACAACGCAGTCTTACCTCATTCTGCTGGCGCTCGCAGGGGGGCCGGGCACACGGCTACGGCATGATCCAGCAGGTCAAGGAACTTTCCCAAAGTGAAGTCACGCTCGGTGCGGGCACGCTATACGGGAACCTAGACCGCCTGCTCGAGGCGGGCTTTGTTGCAACTGACGGCCAAGAAACGGTTGATGGCCGCGCACGCCGCTACTACATCATCACCGGTGATGGCGAGCAGACGGCACGTGCAGAAACGGCCCGTCTTTCACAGCTGGCTGCTAAGGCCAAACGGGTCCTGGGAAGTTAGCCATCGCGTTTGGGTGTTCAAGGGAACCCGGCGTGAAGCGGCCGTGGGTTAACCAAAGGGATGCCGACCCTATGAGGGATCGAGCGAACCTTAAACGATCAGCCCGCCGGTGGATGCGGGCTTATCCGCGGCGCTGGCGGGTCACCTTCGGTGATGATTTTATCGGGGCGCTGCGCGACGTTGCCGCGCCCAATACACGACGAGTACCGCTGCGAGAGGCGGCGGAGATTGTGCGGTCAGGCTGGTCGCTGCGAGTGCGTGAGCGGCCGCCATCTTGGCGGTGGTTTAGATACCGGTACTTAAGTCTCAAGTTGCCAGAGCAGTATCGAATCTGGGTTATTGATGACCTGCTCGGGGTATTTTTGGGGTTCGTACTGCAGTGGCCAGCCAATTACTCATGCTGTCGATGTTCGTGCTCTATTGGGTACTTTCGCCCTGGTCCTTTGGTGGTCCAGTTCCAGGACCAATAGTTTACTTTTACTTCATTACGCTGGCAGTCGTTGTCATCCCAGGCCGTCGATACCAAGCGCGGCAGCATTGGAAGAGGTTCATTGGAACCGAACCGTTGCACGAGTTACAACCTCGCCGGTACCGGCGGCAACAAATGGGTGCCTGAGGCCAGTAGCTCCAACGAGGATGAATCTAGCGTTTGCTGCCCAGTACTCACTCACGTCCTTGGTAGTGAACCAGCTCATCCACTAATCTAATTGCTGAGGCGAGGCTGTTTTGTGCCTCGTTGATCGCTTTCTCAGTTCGATTAGCATGTTTCTTCACGTCACGCTGGTATACGGTTGAAGTACCATCGAGCGTACGGGAAGCTTGCGTGAAAGCATCGCGTGAGTCGCTATCCAAGTTGCTAACTTGGGTAACTGCGGCCGCAAGCAGCCGCCGAATTTGAGCGAGTGGTTCGTCAAAGGTATTCATGAAGATTCTATATCCGCTCGGCCGCATCCTGCAGAGCAGCGATCAATATTACGAGTATTGCAAGTAGTTGGGACAAGTCGTAGTCTGCACACGCAAACAGCTCTTCCATGTCAACTTTCCATACAGAAATCAGAATCTTCATGGGATCGTCAGGAAGGGGTAGTTGCACGGAGTCCATTAGCCGCTCAATATCGCAGTCCACGGTAGTTTCCTGAAGTTGCACGCAGAGCTCGGCGAGAACATCATCAACGGGTGCTTGGGAGAAGCCCAGAAATGCCTTCTCGATCTCGTCTTTGTTTTGCTGGCGTGCGGCAGCAACCGCCGCTTGGACGAGCTGCCTTGATGAGTCCTTCTCATCTGGATTTGCCATACCTTATTCCTTTTCAAAAGTAGTCAATTTTTCTGCAATCAACGCAGCCGTTCTGGCTAGCTGTAGGGCCTATGCTGCTCCCACTCGGTACTAACGTACTCAACCATTCGCTCAAATGCTTTGCTATGTTTCTTGAAGTGCGCGTAGGAATCAGGGATCTTATCGCTCCCTAATTCCCAAGCTGAGTTGAGGTGCTTGAAACTGATGTTCTGGATGACCCCCTCTTCAGGGTGTGTTTTTGTGTCGTTGTCTTTAGAGGTGGCATTGAACTTCAGAAATTCACCGATAGAACCTTTGAGAACTTCTTTGGTTACAGTTTTGAAAAACTTGTCTTTCTTCCACCAAAAGCCACCTACAGGTCGCTGTTCAACAATCTTGAAGAATACTGTACAGGCGGCTTTAGCAACGGTGACGGGTATTTTTTCTCCTATTAAAGGAGCAGATACCGCAAATGCCGCGGTAAAGGTCTCTTTCGTTGCAGTGAGGTAAGTTTTACCTCCCGAACGGAACCCTCTCTGGTTGTGGAGCTCGATGATCTTCCACGCGTAGTCAGCAGCAGCAACCGCGGCTTTCGTCCAAGCTTTTGCAACCGCATTGATCTGGATTGGAGTATCAGCATCTCCGATCTTGAAATGAGATAGCGCCCCAGAGTCGACTGCCAAGGCTAACTTAAAGACCTCTTTCGACGCCATAAGGTAGGTCTTACCATCGTTTTTGAAGCCGTGCTCTGCTTCGTACTTCGCCATTTGTACCGCAAACTTTGCGGCGGCTAGATAAAATGGCGCAAGACCTATCATCGCAGTGGTACCTACACTGAAGAGTGCGCCAACGCCGATAGCTAATCCTGCTACTTTAAGCACACCTTCGATCTTCGGGCCGTGCTTCTGGAAGAATTTGTACAGGGCCTGTGCAAAGAGGGCTCGAAGTTGGCGTAACTCACGGCGGACATCACCGTTCTTTTCCAGTGACTCTGCCCTAGCCTCTTCAAACTCCCTGGCGAGGAGGGCGCGAGTCTCGGAGTCACTGCTCTCATTGCGGCGCTGCGCAAACTTTGCCCCCAACTGCCCAGTTTTTGCCATGCCAGCGGCAGCTAACGCGGCCGCAACTCCGGCCGCGGCCTGGCCAACTCTAGTGACTGTAAACGTTGATCCAATGCGGCCATCTGCGTTGACAACATGATTAGTCTGATACTGGGAGAGTGCTGCACTGGCATTTATTAAGCTTTGACGGGCCTTAGCAATTTCTTCACTCACGTGGTCTGTGAGCTTACCGAGTCCGTCTGCCCCAGGGATGTCCGCAGCCGAGAGTTTATAGATAGCCTGGCGTAACTCATGAAGGTCCAGACTTTGAGCGTTGTTTCCGGAGCGATCGAGAGCAGCCATCGCTGCTCTGATCTCTCCCTTCAGCTGATCTACGCTGTAGGTCACCGGGGCCTAGGACTTTCGCACGATTGGTGACTCTCCACCAGGAAAGTACCCTTGCCGAGAGTGTTGGAGGGCTGCCACATAAGCGGCAGTGGGTACCAAGGCACCCTTCTGCACGTTGCATTTCTGACAAAGCGCCTGCGCGTTTGTGGAAATTGATCGCCCGCCGATGGCGTGCGGATAGATATGGTCTGACTCCTGTGAAGGCGAGGCGCACCGCATCCACTCAGTCCGGAACGGATCGTAGTACACCGCCTCGCAGTGTCTGCCTGCCCGTTGGTGTACCCGCGTGCGTAACTCGGTGGGAAAGAACCGCTCAGGATCACGCAGGGCCTCGTTAACCCACTCGTGTTTCAGCACTGGCCGCCACTGTAATGGGTTGCCGTGACTATCAGTCTCACCGGCTGGTTGTTCGACTGCCGGAGCCCCACGGCTGCCCCTTGCACGGGATGGAACGGTTGTATAGCCACCCGCAACTTGCTGGGTCGGAATACTGATCGGAGTCCTGGCTGAGCGCTTGAATCCGCTGATCAGCAGGAAAATCCCGTATACATAGGTAGGCCAGAACAACAGCCACATGTAGATCCCATTAAGGGGTTCTTCACCTGACGAGTAGTACGAACCCGCGGGGATCCAACGCCACAGGTGCATTCGGCTCCAGAAGGGGAATACATGGGCAAGCTCCGCACTGACCAGAGCGGTGATGGTCAACCCGACAAGAATGTAGCAGCCCGCCAACTTGCGAGTAAACCCGCTTCGCGCCCGAGTATCGGTTACGAGGTTTGGGTGATTTATAGAGCGTTTGTTGATCAACGCTGAGGGACGGCGACCG
It encodes the following:
- a CDS encoding HtaA domain-containing protein, which produces MFTQIRKRARRSLAALTATVLFAGVTVAGAAIPAAAEVAPPATAAPVLTVTPGEIDDVTKEVTLNVSGTGYVGDGAVSGAYILVGGLDVWTPGSGPLKADGWVAQDWVQASRIKDGVFTTAVKIPANSFDAGQTYQVASSAAHGLSASNRTLDAQAKFTTKAEVIPEPEAPAADAVVTVSKSTGLNPDGETITVTGSGFLPAADGATTGARPPLAGKFTGAYVVLGDFADVWKPSDKAPSSARKALSQFWAVPAESVNTIGGANAGAVELKADGTFSVEFEVKKDTEIAGNLGIYTYAAGGSTYAQFETYTPLNFAEVEEPEAPVVPEVQASKTAGLNPDGETITVTGSGFLPAADGATTGARPPLAGKFTGAYVVLGDFADVWKPSDKAPSSARKALSQFWAVPAESVNTIGGANAGAVELKADGTFRVEFEVKKGAEIAGNLGIYTYSGGGAVYAPFETYTPLAFADSSEPEVPIDPEVPSKADPKLTVTPGEIADVTKENTLTVSGTGYGGDGAKMGAYVVVGDKSIWTPGSGQPLVADGWAVLAWVPANQIVDGKFTVSVKVPAKSLEGGQEYQVATSAAHQLSATDRTLDAQALFTTKKTAGGDPAPKPTPDPKPKPEPAPQAGNLQWGIDKTFVDYIPGSIAKGKIEVSGGATFANGLFNFPQDGKATAGTGTAKFYGNVAFSGHNGALDSQFGALKLKFLGNNKAELWGTVTANSMSGESLLKNAKVVIAKVDLKPAVTNKDKSVSYTSNGVTLTADGAKAFGNYYGAGQKVSELSFTVGAPAKEQVTPPKDVTPKPGNKAPENPKGPGNGAVTAPEVTGKQPEVCVARAVSGATMNWNFKSSFVKYVGGLSDGKISAPGVSRGSGFTWSGGSGKYNEAASKGLINFGGTVQFSGHAGVMDAKFSNMRVQFLGANSAALLADVVSNDMNGKPITMNGTQIATISLGGKKATSGSTVTWSNAPVTLTSAGVKAFGGFYNAGEALDPITVSATLGANTNCDTSTGTLAATGLSEQTTGVVGIAIAFLAAGAAVLVVANRRKLAPVRK
- a CDS encoding HAD-IIA family hydrolase, translated to MTREIRSWLTDMDGVLVHEGNAIPGAPEFIKKLRDLERPFLVLTNNSIYTPRDLSARLLASGLEVPEAAIWTSALATAQFCADQIPNGSAYVIGEAGLTTALYEAGYTMTETAPDYVVLGETRTYSFEAITKAIRLISDGARFIATNPDATGPSLEGPLPATGAVAAMITRATGREPYFVGKPNPMMFRSALNRIDAHSETTAMIGDRMDTDVVAGIEAGLQTFLVLTGSTQAEEVDNFPFRPSHIRDSIADLIELI
- a CDS encoding VTT domain-containing protein, which translates into the protein MIPFKLAAIGGSVQALGPAWLNADHLINSFGTYALIGIIAIVFIETGLLFPFLPGDSLLFTAGMLVALGDLNFPLWLLCTLLFFAAFAGDQVAYFIGNKAGPRIFNRPDSRIFKQVYITKTNEFFDRYGGRTIILARFVPIVRTYAPVAAGIGKMPYRHFISYNVIGALLWGVGVTVLGYFLGQIPFVHANIEIILVAIVFISVLPVIIEVGRGWLSSRRTPA
- a CDS encoding arsenate reductase ArsC, with protein sequence MITSTKSSVLFVCVHNAGRSQMAAAFLNHLSAGRIEVRSAGSAPADAVNLAATAAMAELGIDMSAEVPKILTTEAVKESDVVITMGCGDTCPIFPGKRYEDWELEDPAGQGIETVRPIRDDIRARVETLIGELLADQES
- the arsB gene encoding ACR3 family arsenite efflux transporter; protein product: MTTTSTPTDAGHLAAKLSTLDRYLAVWILAAMALGLALGRFIPGLGVALESIQVAGISAPIALGLLVMMYPVLAKVRYNETRHVLSDKRLMITSLVINWVMAPAFMFILAWTFLPDLPEYRTGLIIVGLARCIAMVFIWNDLACGDREATAVLVAINSIFQVFAFGALGWFYLQALPGWLGLSTTSADFSIWTITLSVLVFLGIPLVAGFLTRTYGEKFKGRQWYESKFLPKIGPLALYGLLFTIVLLFALQGDRIIAKPLDVVRIALPLLVYFVVTFGASMLIGKGLGMGYERTTSLAFTAASNNFELAIAVAIATFGVTSGQALAGVVGPLIEVPLLVALVYVALWSRKYFTSTQVLPSKDAA
- a CDS encoding metalloregulator ArsR/SmtB family transcription factor; the protein is MQDIEATRCLPSSGKGALRAADAQALALRFKALADPNRLQILSIISSSPEAETCVCDLSEPLNLGQSTVSHHLKIMVEAGLLNREKRGVWAYYSVIPGAIEALTATLAPKN
- a CDS encoding helix-turn-helix transcriptional regulator produces the protein MIQQVKELSQSEVTLGAGTLYGNLDRLLEAGFVATDGQETVDGRARRYYIITGDGEQTARAETARLSQLAAKAKRVLGS
- a CDS encoding HNH endonuclease, with translation MSANANTFYQAYLDLEALQVRNAAAAAQAAEQRVRHNASVDEANSKERQRHTDAVALTTKQYQSAATTSAEKTTLTVDALDQQFNALGQSASSKGAIAAGGFTPNGQIPTFTTARALDKGLGELIESKLGIERTLAQLRLQLEQEAKKTKATTLDQITLAIVGAGLLLAILAGANPIAAVALISAATIMQFRLGRRPSALINKRSINHPNLVTDTRARSGFTRKLAGCYILVGLTITALVSAELAHVFPFWSRMHLWRWIPAGSYYSSGEEPLNGIYMWLLFWPTYVYGIFLLISGFKRSARTPISIPTQQVAGGYTTVPSRARGSRGAPAVEQPAGETDSHGNPLQWRPVLKHEWVNEALRDPERFFPTELRTRVHQRAGRHCEAVYYDPFRTEWMRCASPSQESDHIYPHAIGGRSISTNAQALCQKCNVQKGALVPTAAYVAALQHSRQGYFPGGESPIVRKS